The genomic interval ATTTTTCAGGGCAATTTGGGCAATTCAACAGCTATGTTAAAACGGATAATAGTTTTAGCGTTTCTCAAACGATACCGTTTCCAACAGTGTTTGCTGCCAATGCGTCTTTAGGGAACGCATTGATAAAAAGTAGTGAACTAAAAGCGAATATTACAAAAAGTGAATTGGTTTATCGTATTAGCCAAACCTATTCGAATTTACAATATTTATATACTAGAGAATCTCTTTTGCAAAAACAAGATAGCATTTATCAAGGTTTTGTAAAGTCGGCATCATTGCGTTATAAAACAGGGGAAAGTACTCAACTAGAGCAAAGTACTGCTGAAACCCAATTATACGAAACGCAAAATATTCTAAAGGAAAACAAGGCAAATGTTAATGTCTATTTATCGCAATTACAAACACTTTTAGGAAGCCAAGAAGCGATTGTAATAGCAGATAGAATACTTGTAGAACAATCTTTTTTAGATACAAATAAGGATAAAGCAATAGCTGAAAGCCCTATTTTAGCGTACGTTAATCAACAGGTAGAAGTAGCCGAAAAACAGAAAAAAGTAGAAACAGCCAAAGCACTACCAGATATTACTTTTGGTTATTTCAATCAATCGCTTATAGGTTCTCAAATTAATGCTACAAGTTCTGATTTGGCCACATCTAACAATCGTTTTCAGGGAATTAATTTAGGATTGTCGATTCCAATATTTTATGGTTCGTACAGCGCTAAAATAAAATCTGAAAGTACAAATCAAGAAATCGCTAGAATGAATCTAGAGAATAATGAAATTAGTTTGAAAGGGCAATATGCACAAGCGGGAATGGAGTTTCAAAAAAACAAAACCAGTTTGGAATATTATAAAAAATCGGGAGTGCCAAATGCTAATTTGATTTTGTCGAAAAGTCAATCGGCTTACAAAAATGGAGAAATCAGCTATTCCGAAAATCTTTTAAATTTAAGAACGGCCAACGGAATTCAGGAAAATTTCTTGTCAGCAATTTTACAATACAATCTAAGTATCGCACTTTTAGAACATCTTTCAGGAAAAACGAATTAAATAAAATCAACAGAACATGAAATCAATATATAAAGTAATATCCTTATTAATCGTAACTGCAATCGTAATTAGTTGTGGGAACAAAAACAAGGAGGAAACAGCAGTAGCTGAAGAGCCAGCTGTTGCTGCTAATATGGTAGAATTAACAGCGGAGCAGTACAAAACATCTAATATTCAATTTGGAGTAATTGAAGAAAAAGAATTAAGTGGCACCACCAAAGTCAACGGAATGCTCGATGTGCCTCCGCAAAATTTGGTTTCCGTTTCTGCACCTTTTGGTGGATTTGTAAAAAGCACGGAAATGCTTCAAGGTCTGAAGGTGAAAAAAGGGCAAGTAATCGCGATGATGCAAAATCCAGAATATGTACAACCACAACAGGATTATATCGATTACAAAAGTCAATTAAATTACCTGAAATTGGAGTATGAGCGTCAACAAGAATTAGCTAAAGAAAACGTGAATGCCCAAAAAACGCTGCAAAAATCCAAATCGGACTATGACAGTATGAAAGCAAGAGTGTTGGGCTTAAAAACTAAGCTTCAGTTGATGAATGTTAACATGGCAAGTTTAGAGAAAGGGAATATTCAGAGTGTACTTCCACTATATTCGTCTATAAATGGTTATGTTACGCAAGTGAATACCAATGTGGGTGCCTTTGTAACACCTACAGATGTGTTGTTTAAAATTGCTGATACAGAACATTTACACGCTGAATTGACCGTTTTTGAAAAAGATGTTCCTAAGCTTAAGATTGGTCAAAAAGTTCGTTTTACCTTGGCTAATGAAAGTAAGGAACGAATGGCAACGGTTCATTTGGTTGGGAAAGAAATAAGTCAAGAGAGAACCGTTCAAATTCATTGTCATTTAGACCAAGAAGACACTCATTTGTTACCTGGAATGTTTTTAAAAGCTTTGGTTGAAAGTGGGAGTAACAAAGTGCCTGCAGTAATTTCAAAAGCTATTGTCGAATTCGAAGGGAATAAATATATTTTTATTGCAGAAAAGAATACGTCAAAAGAAAGTGGAGTAACCCAATACAAAATGGTGCAAATAAAAGCTGGAGTTTCGGAACTGAATTATACCGAACTTATTTTTGATACTCCAAAGGATTGGCAAAACTGGAAAGTAGTTACTACTGGTGCTTATGATTTACTTTCGAAAATGAAAAACAGCGAGGAAGAGGAATAAAACAATTGAATTATTGGTATGGAAAATACAACTTTAAAACAACAATGTTCACCAAGTGATGAAAAAGGAAGTAGTTGTTGCACAACAGATGAAAAAATAACTTTCAATACAAAGCATCGACATAATGACGATGATGGTCATAATCATGGTGGTGATGATGAAAACGAATCTACTTTCATAAAATACCTACCTGCATCCATTAGTTTTATGCTTTTGGTTTCAGGAATCATTTTTGAACAAACGGATAGAGGTTTTTTTAAGTATCCAATTAATTTAATTTGGTTCGGAATCGCTTATGTTTTTGTTGGACTTCCAGTAAATATTCAAGCTTTAAAACAAATCAAAAAAGGAAATTTCTTCTCAGAATTCTTCTTAATGTCTATTGCTACAATTGGAGCTTTTTTTATTGGGCAATATTCTGAAGGAGTGGCTGTAATGTTATTTTACGCTGTTGGCGAGTTGTTTCAAGATGCAGCAGTAAACAATGCTAAACGAAGTATAAAAGCCTTGCTAGACGTTCGACCTGACACGGTAAATGTTTTTCGAAAGGGAGAATTAAAAACTATTAATCCTTTTGAAGTAGCTATTGGCGAAACAATTCAAGTGCGTGCAGGAGAAAAAGTAGCCTTAGATGGAATATTGATTTCAGATAGTGCTTCCTTCAATACAGCTGCGCTTACGGGCGAAAGCAAACCTGATACCAAGAAAAAAGAAGAAGTTGTTCTAGCAGGAATGATAAACTTAAATTCAGTTGCGGAAATAAAGGTAACTACGCTTTTTAAAGATAGCAAACTGTCTAAAATTCTCGAAATGGTACAAGATGCCACGGCTCGAAAATCAAAAACGCAATTGTTTATTTCTAAATTCGCAAAAATCTATACACCAATTGTAGTGTATTTAGCCATTGCAATTGTAATAGTTCCCTACTTTTTTGAACAAAATTATGTGTTTTCAGATTGGTTGTATCGTGCTTTGGTTTTCTTAGTTATCTCTTGCCCTTGCGCCTTGGTTATTTCGATTCCACTAGGTTATTTTGGTGGAATAGGTTTGGCTTCACGAAACGGAATACTTTTCAAAGGAAGTAATTTTTTGGATGTAATGACTACAATCACAGCAGTGGTCATGGACAAAACAGGAACCTTAACCAAAGGTGTATTTAAAGTTCAAAAGGTGGTTGCTCAAAATTATGATGAAGAAGAATTAATCCAACTTACAGCAGCTTTAGAAAGTAAATCTACACATCCTATTGCCATTGCAGTTGTGCAATACGCAGCTGATTCTTATAGTAATGTGACAATTGGGCAGGTTGAAGAAATTGCAGGCCATGGACTAAAAGGAATAGTAAACGGAAAAGAAGTTCTAGCAGGGAATGTCAAATTACTCAAAAAGTTTAATATTGAGTATGACTCAGCAATTGAAACTGTTGATGACACAATTGTAGTCGTGGCTGTAAACAATGTTTACGCAGGATACATCACTATTGCCGATGAAATCAAAGAAGATGCACTCCAAACTATAAAATCATTACATCAATTAGGTATAAAAACAGTTATGCTTTCGGGTGACAAACAGACTGTAGTAGATAAAGTTGCAAAAACTTTGGGAATTGATACTGCTTTCGGGAATTTATTACCTGAGGATAAGGTCGAAAAAGTACAGGAACTCAAGAATCAGAATTACAAAATTGCTTTTGTTGGAGATGGAGTAAATGATGCGCTGGTCATTGCTTTAGCAGATGCTGGTATTGCCATGGGAGGATTAGGAAGTGACGCTACGATTGAAACAGCTGATATTGTGATTCAAAACGACCAACCTAGAAAAATACCAATTGCAATTCAAATTGGGAAAGAAACCCGAAAAATTGTAATTCAAAATATAAGTTTTGCTTTTGCTGTTAAAGTGATTGTTCTTTCACTAGGGGCAGGTGGACTTGCAACATTATGGGAAGCTGTTTTTGCAGATGTAGGTGTGGCCTTATTGGCGATTTTGAATGCCGTTAGAATTCAGAAGATGAAGTTTTAGTTATTACAAACAGTCTTCATTACAGTATAAAACGCAATTGAATAGCATAAAAAAACAATAAAATGGATTATTATTTTTCGTACCAAAAAAAACTATTCTATATTTGAATTCAGAATAAATTATTGAGACACTTTTACAATTAATAGAACATAATATGAACGACGCACATTTGCATTTAATGGTCAACCATTTTCCAATCGTTGGAGTGGTATTTGGTTTTGGGATTTTAATTTCAGGCATCTATTTTCGAAATAACGGAATAAAAAACACGGCCTATTCGGTATTTATAGTTGCTGCCATCGCGGCTTTTTTGAGTATGTACACTGGAGAAGGAGCAGAAGAATTAGTCGAAGATATGCCAAATATCGGACATCAAATCATTCACGAACATGAGGAGTATGCAGAGAAATTGGCATTAATTCTATACGCAATGGGACTTTTGTCTATTTATGGTTTTTATTTGAATGTAAAAACGCATGCCAAAGCAAGGTTATTATCAATTATTATTTTGGTTATTGCAGGAGTGGCTCTTGTTTTTGCATTGAAAACGGGCAAATCTGGAGGTGAAGTGAGACATACAGAAATTCGTGATACTACAACGGTGTCAATTCCTGTACAAAGTCCTGACGGGGATTAAATTATTGTTTTAAAATAAAATAAAAATTGCTTATTTTTAAAATAAAAAGTATATTTGCAATCGAAATAAAGTAGTTAATTTTACAAAATATGTTATCAAATCAAGTACATCATCATCATTCTCATTTTTGCTCTCAAGCGATGTGTTAATGGTATGCGTGTAATCATCATATTAAAAAACCCGTTTGAGTACATCAAACGGGTTTTTCATTGTGTGTTAAGTCCTTTGTACTCAAGCACATTAAATAAAATATAAAAAAAACAAAACAATGAGTACGTTAAAAATTGCAATTCAAAAATCAGGTAGATTAAACGAAGAAAGTATTCAAATCCTTAAAGATGCGGGGATTTCTATCAACAACGGTATTGACCAATTAAAGGCAGAAGCTTCTAATTTCCCTTTGGAAGTGTTGTATTTACGAAATTCAGATATTCCTCAATATTTGATTGATGGAGTAGTAGATATCGCTATTGTTGGTGATAATTTATTGGTTGAAAAAGGAAAAGATATTGAAGTTATCCAAAAGTTAGGATTTTCAAAATGTAAAGTTTCGATTGCAGTTCCTAAAGCTTTCGAATATAATTCTATTCAAGATTTGAACGGATTGCGTGTTGCAACTTCGTATCCAAATACAGTAATTGATTTTTGTAATTCGAAAGGAGTGTCTGTTGATATTCACCAAATTTCGGGGTCAGTAGAAATTGCTCCAAATATCGGTTTAGCAGATGCTATTGTAGATATCGTTTCTAGCGGAAGTACTTTGTTTAAAAACAATTTGAAAGAAGTAGAGGTGATTTTCAAAAGTGAAGCAGTTTTGGCGGTTTCTCCAAAAGTTTCTCCTGAATCTCAAAAAATCATTGATACTTTAAAATTCAGAATCGAATCTGTTCTAAGAGCGCGTAAATCAAAATACATTTTGATGAACGTACCGAATGATAAAATTGAAGCGATCAGCAGTATTCTTCCAGTTTTGAAAAGTGCAACGGTAATGCCATTGGCTCAAGAAGGTTGGAGTAGTGTGCACACGGTAATTGATAAAGATACTTTTTGGGAAGTAATCGACCAATTGAAAGAAGCTGGTGCCGAAGGAATTTTGGTTTGTCCAATTGAGAAAATGGTGCTTTAAATAAGTTAGAAATTAGAGGGTAGAAGTTAGAGGTTCTGGGAGTGAACTTGAAACTTGAAACCTTAAACTAAAAACTATGAATAAAATATACAATCCCGTTAAGGAAACTTGGGCTTCTATTTTAGAAAGACCCACCAAAACGGTAAACGATATAGAACAAACGGTAAAAGAAATTTTTGCGGCTGTTCAAAAAGACGGAGATGCGGCTGTGGCCAAATATACGACGCAGTTTGATGGAGTGTACTTTGAAAATAGCGAAGTGACTTCTGAAGAAATTGAAACGGCAGTTGCTTCTATTTCAATTGAATTAAAGGAAGCTATTGCTTTGGCAAAAGCCAATGTAGAAAAGTTTCACCAAGCACAAAAAACAGCTCGTGTTTCTGTAGAAACGGCGCCTGGAGTACAATGCTGGCAAGAAAAAAGACCAATTCAAAAAGTAGGTTTGTACATTCCGGGAGGAACTGCACCTTTGTTTTCGACGGTTTTGATGTTGGCGGTTCCTGCTAAAATTGCCGGTTGTAACGAAATTGTTTTGTGTTCACCACCGGATAAAAACGGAAATATAAATCCTGCGATTTTATATGCTGCTAATCTATGTGGCGTAACCAAAATTATCAAAGTAGGCGGAATACAAGCCATCGCTGGAATGACGTTTGGAACAAAAGCGATTCCGAAAGTGTACAAGATTTTCGGACCAGGAAACCAATATGTGACAGTAGCCAAACAATTGGCAACGCAGTTTGGTGTAGCGATTGATATGCCAGCTGGACCTTCTGAATTATTGGTTGTTGCAGATGATACTGCAATACCTGCTTTTGTAGCTTCTGATTTACTTTCTCAGGCAGAGCACGGTGTTGATAGTCAAGTGATTTTGGTTGCGACATCTAAAGTGATTATTGATGCAGTAGAGAAAGAGATTGAACTGCAATTAGAACAATTACCTCGTAAAAATATTGCCGAAAAGGCCATTGCTAATTCCAAATTAATCTATGTCGAAAACGATAAAATCGCTTTAGAATTAATAGATGAATATGGTCCTGAGCATTTTATTGTTTGCGTGAAAGACCAAGATTTTTATGTAAATAATATTGGGAATGCAGGTTCGGTTTTTATTGGAAATTACACGCCCGAAAGTGCAGGTGATTATGCTTCGGGAACCAATCATACTTTACCAACAAATGGCTATGCAAAGAACTACAGCGGCGTAAATTTGGATAGTTTTATGAAATCAATGACGTTTCAAAAAATATCAGCCGTTGGAATTCAGAACATTGGAAACGCAATCGAACTAATGGCAGAAGCCGAAGGTTTGCAAGCGCACAAAAATGCAGTTAGTTTGAGGTTAGCAGAGATAAAAAAAGGAAAATAGAACAAAGAATATAGAGAAGAGAGCGAAGACATGATGAAAGATAGGTGTATATTAAAATCTATTTTCTATTCTCTATATTCTAATCTCTTTTAAAGATAAGAAAGATGAAATTTGATATAAATACACTTGTTCGTGAGAACGTAAAGGTTTTAAAACCATATTCGTCAGCGAGAGATGAGTTTGAAGATTTTGATACTGCTCAAATGGTTTTTTTGGATGCGAATGAGAATCCGTTTGAAAATGGAGTGAATCGTTATCCAGACCCACAACAAGCTTCAGTGAAAGCAGTTTTGGGAAAGATGAAAAACCTTAGTACCAAACAAATCTTGTTAGGAAACGGAAGTGACGAAGTATTGGATTTATTATTTAGAGCTTTTTGTGAGCCTAAAATAGATAATGTAATCACTTTGCCTCCAACGTACGGAATGTATGGTGTTTTGGCAAATATCAATAATGTTGAAAATAAAGAGATTTTATTATCGAATGACTTTCATCCAGAAGTAGAAAGCATTTTGGCAGCAGTAACGCATTCGACAAAAATCATCTTTTTGTGTTCGCCAAATAACCCAACCGGAAATTCATTTTCGACAGAAAGTGTTACTACTTTGTTGGAGAAATTCAACGGATTTGTGGTTATTGATGAAGCGTATATCGACTTTTCAGAAAAGGCGAGTTGGTTGGCAAAATTAGACCTATATCCAAATTTGATTATCACGCAAACCTTATCAAAAGCGTATGGTTTGGCGGGAATTCGTTTAGGAATATGTTATGCTTCTGCAGAAGTAATTGCAGTTATCAACAAAATTAAACCTCCTTATAACGTAAACGAATTAACGCAACAAAGAGCTTTAGAACGTTTGAGTAATGAAGCTAAGATTCAGAACGAAATAACCTCAATTATAGCACAAAGGACTGAATTGCTTCAAGTTTTAGATAAAGTATCTTTCGTAGAGAAAATCTATCCAACCGAAGCAAATTTTATTCTAATTAAAGTTGATAATGCTAACCAACGTTACGCTGAATTAATTGCCAAAGGAATTGTAATTCGAAATAGAACTACACAACCACTTTGCGAAAATTGTTTGCGTTTGACTATTGGAACTGCAGAAGAGAATAAGAAGTTGATGGAAGCTTTGAAAAATTGTTAAACTAACTAACCCTCTAAGGGTTAAAACCCTTAGAGGGTTATTATTTAAAATAAAATGAAAAAAGTACTTTTTATAGATCGTGATGGAACGATTGTTTTGGAACCAGCAGGATTGCAATTAGACAGTTTAGAGAAATTGGAGTTTTATCCAAAATCGTTTCAATATTTGGCTAAAATAGCTACCGAATTGGATTATGAATTGGCGATGGTAACCAACCAAGACGGTTTGGGAACAGATAGCTTTCCTGAAGATACGTTTTGGCCAACCCAAAACTTTATATTGAGAGCGTTTCAAAATGAAGGAGTGCTTTTTGATGATATTTTTGTAGACCGCTCTTTTCCAGAGGACAATGCGCCTACACGTAAGCCACGTACAGGAATGTTAACTAAATACATAGGAAATCCAAATTATGATTTGGCAAACTCTTTTGTATTAGGGGACCGTTTGACAGATGTGGAATTGGCAAAAAATTTGGGTGCAAAAGCAATCTTCATGAACACTACTGATGGAGCTGGAAGCGAAGAAATTAGTGCTAAACGTGAAGAGTTAGACGAAACAATCGTTTTGCAATCTACAGATTGGAAAAAGATATACGAGTTCTTAAAGCTAGAAGAGCGTACGGCTTCTATCACTAGAAAAACACACGAAACGGATATTTACATCAAATTGAACTTGGACGGAACAGGTCAAAGTAAAATTGATACCGGAATTGCTTTTTTCGACCATATGTTAGACCAAATTTCGCGTCACGGGCAAATGGATTTAGAAATAAAAGTAGTAGGTGATTTAGAAGTTGACGAACACCATACTATTGAAGATACAGCAATTGCATTGGGAGAAGTCTATGCAAAAGCATTAGGAAATAAACTAGGAATTGAGCGTTACGGTTTCTGCTTACCAATGGATGATTGTTTAGCGCAAGTAGCGATCGATTTTGGAGGAAGAAACTGGTTGATTTGGGAAACGGAATTCAAACGTGAAATGGTGGGTAAAATGCCAACAGAGATGTTTTTCCACTTTTTTAAATCGTTTTCTGATGGTGCTAAAGCCAACATCAATATAAAAGCGGAAGGTGATAATGAGCACCACAAAATCGAAGCCATTTTTAAAGCTTTCGCGAAAGCGATAAAAGTAGCGGTGAAACGTGATACAGAAAAAATGATTTTGCCAAGTACGAAGGGAATGTTGTAAAATAAAGTTAAAAGTTAAGAGTGAGGAGTTTGGGTACTTCTGACTTCTAACTTTTAACTTCTAACTTAAGTTAATGAAAATAGTAATCATAAATTACGGAGCAGGAAATATTCAGAGCATTATGTTTGCCATCGAAAGATTGGGATTTCATGCCGTTTTGAGTAATGATCCTGACGAAATAAGAGCAGCTGATAAAGTGATTTTCCCAGGAGTGGGAGAGGCGAGTTATGCAATGAAAATGTTGAAAGAAAGTGGATTGGATAGTTTGATTCCGACCTTGACGCAACCGGTTCTAGGAATTTGTCTCGGAATGCAATTGATGTGCCATCACTCGGAAGAGGGCGATACAACTGGTATGGGTATTTTCGATGTAAATGTATACAAATACACCAACAAAGTAAAAGTCCCTCATATGGGGTGGAATACCATTTATAATTTGAAATCGGACTTGTTTAAAGACATTGCCGAAAATGATTATATGTATTTGGTACACAGTTTTTATGCGCCATTATGCAAAGAAACCATCGCAACGACAAATTATGAATTAGAATATTCATCGGCATTAGAAAATAAAAATTTCTTTGGAACTCAATTTCACCCAGAGAAAAGTGGTGATGTAGGAGAACAAATTCTTAAAAATTTTTTACTTCTAAACTCTAACTTCTAACTTTTAACCTCTACCCTTATCATGAGAATAATACCAGCAATAGACATCATCGACGGAAAATGTGTTCGTTTGTCCAAAGGAGATTATAATACCAAAATTATTTATAACGAAAATCCATTGGAAGTTGCCAAAGAATTTGAGGCACATGGAATAGAATTTTTGCATTTAGTAGATTTGGATGGAGCAAAATCAAGCCGCATTATCAATCACAAAATTTTGGAGCAAATTGCTACTCAAACCAAATTGAAAATCGATTTTGGTGGTGGTTTAAAATCGGATGAAGATTTAAAAATAGCTTTCGAATCTGGAGCAAACCAAATTACAGGAGGAAGTATCGCGGTTAAAAACCGTGAAGTTTTCGAAAAGTGGATATCAAAATTTGGTGCAGACAAAATCATTTTGGGAGCTGATGCTAATAACGAAAAAGTTGCAGTATCTGGATGGTTGGAAGAGTCAGACCAAGAGTTAGTTCCTTTTATTCAAGGTTATCAGTCGAAAGGAATTCAGTACGTAATTTGTACGGATATTGCCAAAGACGGAATGTTAGAAGGTCCAAGTTTTGATTTATACGAAAAGATTTTGAAACAAGCGGAAGGTTTAAAACTAATCGCTTCGGGTGGTATTTCAACTTTCGACGAATTGCCTAAATTAGCCGAATTGGGTTGTGAAGGTACCATCATTGGTAAAGCGATTTACGAAGGAAGAATATCGTTGAAACAATTGGAACAGTATATCATATCGTAGAGACGTTGCATTGCAACGTCTCTACGCAAACAACAAAATCATGTTAACAAAAAGAATCATACCCTGTTTAGATATTAAAAACGGTCGAACGGTAAAAGGCGTAAATTTTGTAGATTTGCGTGATGCAGGTGACCCTGTGGAATTGGCCAAAATTTATTCTGACGAAGGTGCAGATGAATTGGTGTTTCTTGATATTTCGGCAACCGAAGAAAGAAGACGTACCTTGTTTGATTTAGTTCGAAAAGTAGCGGCAACTATAAATATTCCGTTTACTGTTGGTGGTGGAATCTCAGCTGTGGAAGATGTAGAAGTATTATTGCAAAACGGTGCTGATAAAGTTTCTATCAATTCCTCAGCAGTTAAGAATCCGCAGTTGATTAACGATTTAGCTCAGAAATTTGGTAGCCAATGTGTGGTTGTTGCTATAGATGCCAAACAAATAGATGGTCAATGGATTGTGCATTTGGTTGGTGGAAAAGTACCAACGGAACTGAATCTTTTTGATTGGGCTGTAGAAGTAGAACAACGTGGCGCAGGAGAAATTTTGTTTACCTCGATGAACCATGACGGAACCAAAAATGGATTTGCAAATGAAGCTTTGGCAAAATTATCAAGCTTAGTTAATATTCCAATTATCGCTTCAGGTGGTGCGGGTAATGTGCAGCATTTTATCGATACTTTTGTGGACGGAAAATCTGATGCAGCTTTGGCAGCAAGTGTTTTCCATTTTAAGGAAATCGAAATCAAAGCATTGAAGCAAGAATTAAAAAATAATAATATAGAAGTAAGACTTTAGAAGTAAGAGGTAGAAAGTAAGAGGTTTGAAGTGTAAACATCGAACTCTAACTACTGATACTTAATTTCTAATTTCTAACTTCGAATCTCAAACTTTATATAATGGAAATAGATTTTTCAAAAAGTGCACACGGATTAATTCCAGCAGTTATCCAAGATAGTGAAACTAAAAATGTCTTGATGTTGGGTTACATGAATGCCGAAGCGTATCAAAAAACAGTTGAAACAGGAAAAGTAACTTTCTACAGCCGTTCGAAACAAAGACTTTGGACAAAAGGCGAGGAGAGCGGGAATTTCTTGAACTTAGTAGATATCAAGAATGATTGTGATGGTGATACGTTGTTGATTCAAGTACAACCTGTGGGACCAACTTGTCACACAGGAGCAGATACTTGCTGGCAGACGCCAAATGATGCAAACTATGGTTTTATTTCAGACTTAGAAAATACTATTGAGTCTAGAATTAAAAATGCTGATTCTGAAAAGAGTTACGTAGCCTCGTTATTCAAATTGGGAATGAATAAAATTATTCAGAAAGTAGGTGAAGAAGCAGTGGAAGTTGTAATCGAAGCTAAAGACACTAATGATGATTTGTTCTTAGGTGAAAGTGCTGATTTGTTGTTTCATTACTTAATGCTTTTGCAAGCCAAAGGTTTTAAGATGAACGACGTAATTTCGGTCTTAAAAAGTCGTAAGAAATAACATACGTGTATTATTATAAATACTTTAAACCCAATAGTTCTAAAATTAGCTATTGGGTTTTCTTTTTTTAAAATCCAAAAAACTATCTTTGTATTATCCTTAAATTTACCTATACAATTTTGCAAATAATGGAACCTGATAATACTACAATTAATTTTAACACAAAATATACAACTAATACAAGCAGTCTAACTATTATTTTACGAACTGATGAAGTAGATGGACGCCCTATTTACATAGCTGGGAATTTTAATAATTGGAATACACAAGATCCTAATTGTGTTTTGGAACAAATTGGAGAAAATACCTATCGCTACGATTTTAACCTTGACCATACCTTCCCTGATACACTTTTATATAAATTTACCAAAGGTGATTGGAGTGCAGTTGAAATAGGCGAGAATGAAGAGATTACTTCAAATCGTTCTACTAAATTAAAATCAGGAATTCAAACTGATTTTGTACCCAAATGGAGAAGAAATTGGATGCCATTTAAACCTAATTTTTTGCCACAAGTCGTATTGCTTTCAGATGAATTTGAAATTCCGCAATTGAATACCACACGAAAAGTATGGGCTTTATTGCCACATGATTATGATAATACAGAAGAGAGATACCCAGTAATGTATTTGCAAGATGCTCAAAATTTATTTCATGAAAA from Flavobacterium ovatum carries:
- the hisD gene encoding histidinol dehydrogenase; the protein is MNKIYNPVKETWASILERPTKTVNDIEQTVKEIFAAVQKDGDAAVAKYTTQFDGVYFENSEVTSEEIETAVASISIELKEAIALAKANVEKFHQAQKTARVSVETAPGVQCWQEKRPIQKVGLYIPGGTAPLFSTVLMLAVPAKIAGCNEIVLCSPPDKNGNINPAILYAANLCGVTKIIKVGGIQAIAGMTFGTKAIPKVYKIFGPGNQYVTVAKQLATQFGVAIDMPAGPSELLVVADDTAIPAFVASDLLSQAEHGVDSQVILVATSKVIIDAVEKEIELQLEQLPRKNIAEKAIANSKLIYVENDKIALELIDEYGPEHFIVCVKDQDFYVNNIGNAGSVFIGNYTPESAGDYASGTNHTLPTNGYAKNYSGVNLDSFMKSMTFQKISAVGIQNIGNAIELMAEAEGLQAHKNAVSLRLAEIKKGK
- the hisG gene encoding ATP phosphoribosyltransferase codes for the protein MSTLKIAIQKSGRLNEESIQILKDAGISINNGIDQLKAEASNFPLEVLYLRNSDIPQYLIDGVVDIAIVGDNLLVEKGKDIEVIQKLGFSKCKVSIAVPKAFEYNSIQDLNGLRVATSYPNTVIDFCNSKGVSVDIHQISGSVEIAPNIGLADAIVDIVSSGSTLFKNNLKEVEVIFKSEAVLAVSPKVSPESQKIIDTLKFRIESVLRARKSKYILMNVPNDKIEAISSILPVLKSATVMPLAQEGWSSVHTVIDKDTFWEVIDQLKEAGAEGILVCPIEKMVL
- a CDS encoding heavy metal translocating P-type ATPase; the protein is MENTTLKQQCSPSDEKGSSCCTTDEKITFNTKHRHNDDDGHNHGGDDENESTFIKYLPASISFMLLVSGIIFEQTDRGFFKYPINLIWFGIAYVFVGLPVNIQALKQIKKGNFFSEFFLMSIATIGAFFIGQYSEGVAVMLFYAVGELFQDAAVNNAKRSIKALLDVRPDTVNVFRKGELKTINPFEVAIGETIQVRAGEKVALDGILISDSASFNTAALTGESKPDTKKKEEVVLAGMINLNSVAEIKVTTLFKDSKLSKILEMVQDATARKSKTQLFISKFAKIYTPIVVYLAIAIVIVPYFFEQNYVFSDWLYRALVFLVISCPCALVISIPLGYFGGIGLASRNGILFKGSNFLDVMTTITAVVMDKTGTLTKGVFKVQKVVAQNYDEEELIQLTAALESKSTHPIAIAVVQYAADSYSNVTIGQVEEIAGHGLKGIVNGKEVLAGNVKLLKKFNIEYDSAIETVDDTIVVVAVNNVYAGYITIADEIKEDALQTIKSLHQLGIKTVMLSGDKQTVVDKVAKTLGIDTAFGNLLPEDKVEKVQELKNQNYKIAFVGDGVNDALVIALADAGIAMGGLGSDATIETADIVIQNDQPRKIPIAIQIGKETRKIVIQNISFAFAVKVIVLSLGAGGLATLWEAVFADVGVALLAILNAVRIQKMKF
- a CDS encoding efflux RND transporter periplasmic adaptor subunit — protein: MKSIYKVISLLIVTAIVISCGNKNKEETAVAEEPAVAANMVELTAEQYKTSNIQFGVIEEKELSGTTKVNGMLDVPPQNLVSVSAPFGGFVKSTEMLQGLKVKKGQVIAMMQNPEYVQPQQDYIDYKSQLNYLKLEYERQQELAKENVNAQKTLQKSKSDYDSMKARVLGLKTKLQLMNVNMASLEKGNIQSVLPLYSSINGYVTQVNTNVGAFVTPTDVLFKIADTEHLHAELTVFEKDVPKLKIGQKVRFTLANESKERMATVHLVGKEISQERTVQIHCHLDQEDTHLLPGMFLKALVESGSNKVPAVISKAIVEFEGNKYIFIAEKNTSKESGVTQYKMVQIKAGVSELNYTELIFDTPKDWQNWKVVTTGAYDLLSKMKNSEEEE
- the hisC gene encoding histidinol-phosphate transaminase, with the translated sequence MKFDINTLVRENVKVLKPYSSARDEFEDFDTAQMVFLDANENPFENGVNRYPDPQQASVKAVLGKMKNLSTKQILLGNGSDEVLDLLFRAFCEPKIDNVITLPPTYGMYGVLANINNVENKEILLSNDFHPEVESILAAVTHSTKIIFLCSPNNPTGNSFSTESVTTLLEKFNGFVVIDEAYIDFSEKASWLAKLDLYPNLIITQTLSKAYGLAGIRLGICYASAEVIAVINKIKPPYNVNELTQQRALERLSNEAKIQNEITSIIAQRTELLQVLDKVSFVEKIYPTEANFILIKVDNANQRYAELIAKGIVIRNRTTQPLCENCLRLTIGTAEENKKLMEALKNC